CGAACAGCATAATCTTAACGTACGTAGACTCTACATAGGTATTAAGGAGGTGTTCTAGCCAAAGCTTACATAAGTAACATCTTGCTCTTATTCTACTATTCTCTATATTCTTGGACAAATGAATTTTAAGCATAATTAATAATGATGTGAAGCTATATTAATTTGGGTCGTGGTGTTTAGactataatatttaagaaattacttttaaaaaaaaccctacttgATTTCAGAAATTCTCagctaaatatataaatatgcaGAAAAATTTCAACATAAATGTGCACTGGATatagtaatataaaaagaattaaaagtctAAACAAAGACTTGAGGACTTAAAATTTTTGGTGTTAAGCAAAAGCTACGAATGTAAGATCCTTCTTGTCAATCATTAAAGCCAAGGTATAACGTGTGGAATTCTTAGCAAGTCACCAGCACATATATTCACCTATTTTGTGCAAGACAGGCATGGAGGGCGAGAAAATGGGCCTCAAGTATTGCATTTTCTGGTAACAAAGACAACTTGAAGAAAGAGACAACAGGTCTTTTAGGCAAAATTTCacattttttaaagtgaattccCCACATCACTTATTCTCACACTTTTGACCATACTTAGCCAAATTCTTCCTTGCCACTGCCATAAACACAGTACTTGTATTACTTCCCTTGCAATTTGCTTCTTTATTCCTCCTCCCCCTAAGACTAAATTTAGCTAGGCACATACCCTCTACTTTAAATTTAGATTATGTGGCCACAATCAAAGAATGGAGGTGTGCATGGTCAAAATggggtaaaaaaaacaaagaattttgttcttttagatcaagtttttgaaaattaaagccTGTTGAACAAgatttagatttatatatacAAGTGTCAGCCTAGCTACATCCCTTCTTTGCTTAAAGTCGTAGCAAGAGGGAAGGAGGAATCTATCTATTGACTTATATGACAAAAATACCATGTCCTTTCATTTACAAGAAAGATTCCCATAATACATTATGACTAGCACAAACTTGTTTAGAATACCGTTTTCTAACAAAAATTGAGgaaatttgtaatttgtaatttaattttttcgaCTAGATATGTTACTCTGcaagtcaagaaaaaaaattacataaaaaaagtacaatattaaaaaaatctaaacctcGAGTTATTGgtttaaatgataatttaaataatataaaaaaaacaataaaattacaaaaaacacagtgggaaaaaaataaaaccaagacaACAGGCAAAACCAAGTATACATCTACTATAATTGTAGAGGTATAAGCAAAACTGGCAACATGCAAAAGGCTAGAATAATCAGAAATTCAATGGGGGGAAAAAGCATAAATCATGTTTGCTTCCTGACATGAAAGAGGCAGAAGCTAAGGTCATTCTGGTAATTAGGAAAGACTTTTTAATGAGGCTTCTATCAAAGCAGTTGATGCTAGCCCAACTTTTCATAATCTGGCAGAGCATATAAAAAGAGATTTGTTACAAAGGATTCTCactggaagaaaaagaaaactaaagcaGCACTTATTCACAATCCTTGAATCCCTGGTTGCCATGATTTCTGCAGCTGATGTCTATCATGTGGTGACAGCCACAGTTCCATTATATTTTGCCATGATATTGGCGTACATCTCTGTGAAATGGTGGAAGCTCTTTACACCAGATCAGTGTGCAGGCATAAACAAGTTTGTTGCCAAATTCTCAATCCCATTATTATCATTCCAAGTTATCTCTGGTATCAATCCATACAAAATGAACCTGAAACTTATATTTGCCGACTTTCTTCAAAAACTACTAGCCCTTTTAGTGCTCACAGCACTCGCCAAAATCAGCTCTCGCGGACGGTTGAATTGGATCATCACTGGTCTCTCCCTCTCAACATTGCCCAACACTTTGATTCTGGGGATTCCACTTCTGAGGGCTATGCATGGGGCTGAGGCAGAGCCACTTCTTTCACAGATAGTTGGCCTGCAAAGCCTAATTTGGTAcaatttgttgttgtttctgtTTGAGCTCAATGCCACCAAGGAAGCCACTGTGGCACCATCTTCAGAATCCACAGGTATTTGTGTTCCCTTCATcgatgataaataataataaacccaAAGTATGAACAGTACCAAATGCATAGATCACCAGCTACGTAATTCAATTCCAATCCTGTTCAGCCAGccttaattaatatattggaGTAGAAGATAACCCTGAAAACATCTCTGCTCTCTGtccatttcttttgtttatgctCTTTGAAAGATCCATTCATGGACATTTTCCAGGAAATACTGATATATGGTTAACTAAGGTACTGCATGTTTATTGACTAATAAGTATAGCAGTAATTAACAAGCTGTCTGATTCATATTCAGACATACATGATGTgactgtttttttgtttctagatATATTTTAATGTCCTCCAGCACATATGGTTTTCATTTCTATGTTAAGGGGATCTAGAGGCTCTTCAAGAAGCACAACACAAAGACGACGAGGGAGTGCAAAGAAGAACAAGGAAAGTCAAAGCCATGGTCATTCTTTTGACGGTGGGAAGGAAGCTAATGAGCAATCCAAACTTTTACGCTACCTTGGTGGCTCTTATCTGGGCAAGCATACACTCTCGGTACATCTGCAAAATCAATTCTTGATGATATTACAATGAGACTATACTTGAGACAGCTTGCTCTTATTACTACTGATGTTACAAGGCTTTTCTCTGTCTTAGGTGGGGAGTGAACTTGCCGGACATTGTTGATAAATCCGTAAGGATATTGTCAACAGGAGGGCTTGGTATGGCAATGTTCAGCTTAGGTATGACtataaattatcaataactTCTTGTTACTAGAACTCATAAGAGGGAATTTCTACTCATTCCATCCAAATGCTCAACAGGTCTATTTATGGCATCGCGGCCCAGCATAATAGCATGTGGAATCCCAATGGCAATGGTAGCCATGGCAATGAAGTTCATCGTAGGGCCTGCTCTAATTGCAGTCGCTTCCATTGCTGTTGGACTAAAGGGAACAGTGCTCAAAGTGGCAATTGTGCAGGTGCAtagatttgtttcattttatcaATTATTATGTTAGAATGTTAAACAATGTGTTTTGTAATCCAGGCAGCTCTTCCTCAAGGGATCGTTCCATTCGTCTTTGCAAAAGAGTACAACGTTCATCCGGATACATTGAGCACAGGGTAACTAATGCTTCACTGCATTCCTCTATTATCCAACATCCTTCCATTCCCTTCCCTCaactcctccttcttcttttcctgaaagtattatatgtttgttttggTTGCAGGGTAATATTTGGCATGCTCATTTCCATGCCAATAGCATTGGCCTACTACTCCTTATTAGCATTGTAAGAATCCAATGGGAATTTACACAAGAAAGCTGCAGAAGCAGTGACTGTTCAACCTACGTCACAGTTCAGGAAAGGCTCACAGTGTTGAAGATGAATCATAGAAGTCTGTCCCGTCCAGTTTGTTCAATTTTCTTGGACATATATATCAAGAACATGTTAAtttacaaattagaaaaaagttATCAAAGCTATTCTAATAATCAAGctgtaaattatatattaactgCATTCAATTGTGATTAACAGCGAGGAAAACAAACCTGtacaattatgaaaatatatatgagaaaaTGGTTGGACATCAGCAACCTTTTCATTGTTTAAGCACACGCTTTCTACTATCATCCGAGTATTGCATCAATTAGAATTCTTGTGTCTTGTTTCCTGAGAGAAATGAAAATATCCAACAAATTTAGCAGattaaaacaaagttttaacaaaataaaatgttatacaTCATAATTCTTCAAAGTGTTGTATATTCTTATGctgcatgtcatgcactcgtaCATGTCACTTTTATAACAGGCGTGGAAATAAAGCTATGAGCTATTTTAGAAGGGCAGTAAATTGAAAGTCCGCAATCTTCTTCTCAAATTTTAATCAGAGCTAAACTACAtggttaaattttattcaaactgAAGTATAAAGAAAATTTACTGCTGATTGGataattcctctttttttttttttttttgctaccgAAGATCAATTGCTTTAGtgttactaaaattaaaaagatatttcataGCATAAACgtctttataaattttatcaagttaattcagaaagttaaatctagaaaaaaaaaagatagaacaATTATATtgcatcatctttttttaacatGGGTTATGGCCCTATTTATAAATCTACAGGAAACAGTTACTTCTTTTAGTAACTGTGTGAAGCAGTTGTAACTGCTTCACACCTCCTCTAAATTCTTGAATTAGACTCATCCTATACGGGCAAACCAGATGTAACCCAAAAACCAATATCTTTCACTTGCTTATGAAAGACTAAATTTATCTAATACGTTATAATTCAAACTTGCACAAGAATTTTATACAGGCGAATAGATTGTGCAACCTAAATGAAAAGAGCTCCAATATAGAAACTTAATATAGGTCATATAAGAGATATCAACCTCAAAATCAGTTACTCTTTAAAGTGCACTTCTATAACCCCAAACATTTTTAGTTGCACATGACTGAATATAATTTAATCCCTCAAAGATTTCATGTTCAATATATCcttacaattacaagtattcTAAATTGTCACGACCCAAATCTCGGGTCCATGATCGGCAACATAGGAGCGGTATCGAAAGGACACCCCACCTATGTTAAGCCTTAGAATGaacatatcaaaagaacaagttatttaaaaatacgcAGCATTTTATaatcttcaaaaatattatattattcaaaactaatgaaaccaaatgatagttcaaaacttcttatcaataattaaaacaaaaataataatccataatgctcattacattgtcaaaatccaaacttaattaaaacatgataataGTAGAGCTTCTAagacatcaaatcaaaactaaaaggaaagcctCTTGAAACAAGCAAGGCATACCAACTAAAACTGAAAAAGCAGAAACACTTAACAAAGTCCACATGCTaacagaaactaagaacctgaaataaaattagaaacgAGGGGTCAATTCAACCAACTCGGTGAgagaataacatttaatatatattttagatattaatagtttgcaagtcgatttatcttgatatacgTATTCATATTAAGCATATTACATAAAGTAGTGGAATACATGTCAGAGATCAAATGACACCCGAAAGTGACCAGATAACACCCCAAGACGACCATATGACACCCAAATGTGACCACTGTGGGAGAATTAGTCGCCACAGGTTGATGtctctctcaccagctaggtataaaaaataatatgtacaCATAAACTAACTACTCTCTGTTAGCATGGAGTTACTTACAAGTCCTATCAAAACATAATAGATATTTGCATAATTATCAAAGCAATGTATATCATATCGAATAAAATTTAGTTCAACGGGAtgcgagtgcaaattcaagaatagatGAATACTAGGAAtataaagcaacatatataaatattcaaaaaattaactagttgtactcatcagataatcaacatacatatttatttatattacatgcatattaaatattatctcaCTCACCCATaaaatatagaactaaaaggaatattaaattaaaaactcgaAAATTCTATTAAGGATCGTTAGGAAAACCTACAACAAATATACAGACTATactaaaaaacaacccaaaacaacacaaataaaatattctgaTGCATAAAGGAAAACCAGGTTTAGTCTTCTAAGTTTAGAGACTAAAAGACAATTTTCCAAAAACAGGGACCAAAACATAATGGTATCAAAATTAGAGGACCAAACTAtaaatacataaccatactgaaatttcacccataaaccatcatcaattctgtccagaaatgaaccaaggaccaaactataATGTTATcaaaattggaggaccaaattgtaaatatataaacatactGAAATTTTACCCATAAGAGCATCTCCAACCAGAGAGGCAAATGAGAAGGCAAAGTTAAAAACGTGTCCTTTTAGCTTTTGTTCCTTTAATTTGTCATTCCAATGCAGCAGCCAACCGAGAAGCCAAAATGGCTGTTTAAATTAGGAAGAGCTATTTCTACAGTTTCCTGTAGAAATAGCCAAAAAAAGATTAACGTTGCCAACGGCTATAAAAATAGCCGTTGGTCAAcagtattttattttgctttaaaagTAAGGAAAGgaacttgtttttgttttaaaaatcttgtattgtgcctcaatcttctctcaaatttagaaaaacaagaatcaattattctcTGGTTAATTAATAGCATCGGTTGTGTTAAttagct
The DNA window shown above is from Populus trichocarpa isolate Nisqually-1 chromosome 4, P.trichocarpa_v4.1, whole genome shotgun sequence and carries:
- the LOC7463049 gene encoding probable auxin efflux carrier component 8, coding for MISAADVYHVVTATVPLYFAMILAYISVKWWKLFTPDQCAGINKFVAKFSIPLLSFQVISGINPYKMNLKLIFADFLQKLLALLVLTALAKISSRGRLNWIITGLSLSTLPNTLILGIPLLRAMHGAEAEPLLSQIVGLQSLIWYNLLLFLFELNATKEATVAPSSESTGDLEALQEAQHKDDEGVQRRTRKVKAMVILLTVGRKLMSNPNFYATLVALIWASIHSRWGVNLPDIVDKSVRILSTGGLGMAMFSLGLFMASRPSIIACGIPMAMVAMAMKFIVGPALIAVASIAVGLKGTVLKVAIVQAALPQGIVPFVFAKEYNVHPDTLSTGVIFGMLISMPIALAYYSLLAL